The sequence below is a genomic window from Tachysurus vachellii isolate PV-2020 chromosome 2, HZAU_Pvac_v1, whole genome shotgun sequence.
CACACGTCATGTTTGCCTGTTTATAGCACaaacactacagtaatattTACGTGAttattgtagtgtttgtgtttatttacacaataacacactacagtaatattTACGTGATGAttattgtagtgtttgtgtaatattactgtagtgtgttattgtgtaaataaacacaaacactacaataaTCACGTAAATATTATGtactggatgttccagtaggagcataaacaagctccagttagtccagaacacagcagctagagtcctaactagaaccagaaaatatgaacaaatcctcattgcattggcttccagtcaagtttcacattgattataaaatactattattaacctataagGCATTGAATGGTCCCacgccacagtacctgagagatcttttatgttttcgatcaaaaggtgcaggctatttgttagtacctcaagtactaaagtctccagcagggggcagaactttttctcacagagccccacagttatgaaACAGAAttccaattagtgtttgggactcagacacagtctcagtgttttaagtccaggataaaaacacatttgtttagtttagatttttatgaatagcttttcttaggtaaaggagtatttaaaattttaatttaaacattttttttaattaattaatttaattatttttaactttaattgaatatgttcctttatttatttttatccttattttttcttcttcttattattagatatttatttctttttttatctctcttcggtttccatacttctgtaaagctgctttgagacaatgggaattgttaaaagcgctatacaaataaactgaattgaattgaaattgtgtgtgtgtgtatgcatgtgcgtgtgattgtttgtgtgtgtgagtgtgtgtgtgtgtgattgactcTCAGTCTAATCTAAATTACACAGACTCATTTTaacagtaatttattttttaattgtcagtttgtctttattttcttattttagttttttcttcttattgttagaatttaattaataatctgaaagaaacaataaaaaacatctaaacaacacatttgaatatattgtgtTGATTTACACAATAACACTACAGTCATGggcgtaaatttcatttaacagtggggggggacaataaatataaaatttctcatgagcaattttcgaagggggacacaaataatacagtcaaaCATGTCCCCAAAGTGAAAAACCttgcttttatcattattattgtagcatGGAGACTGCATCATTATGgttattttcaaagtttttctcaGGTACAAATTTTCCTTTTCTCCGTCATTTTATCTAGTCTATGACActgcaaggcaagtttatttatactgtagcacatttcatacacaatggtaattcaaagtcctttacataaagaaagtaaaactatcataaaaataatcacaacaataaaaacaaggaattaaaaaaggtttaaaattttatttaaaatgaattaagacaacggggcatggtggcttagtggttagcacgtttacctcacacctccagggcagggggttcgattcctgcctccaccttgtgtgtgtggagtttgcatgttctccccgtgctttgggggtttcctcctggtactccggtttcctcccccggtccaaagacatgcatggtaggttgattggcatctctggaaaattgtccctagtgtgtgtgattgcgtgggtgaatgagagtgtgtgagtgtgtgtgtgtgtgtgtgtgccctgtgatgggttggcactctgtccagggtgtatcctgccttgatgcccgatgacgcctgagataggcacaggctccccgtgacctgaggtagttcggataagcggtagaagatgaaaagATGAATTAAGACACTtaagaacagaatagaaattgattatacaaaaaaaatacagtgaggTCAGTTCGGACGTAGCACAgagctcatttagtaaatgcacagCTAAACAATATGCTAATTGTGGCCGTTAAGGTTAAGTTAACATTATGCTAAGTCgtcccaaataaaaaaatgcatgggAAACTGCTTTGGCGTGTTAGTTGCAGCACAATatgcaacaagctattgtaaacaagctaacgttaactagataaGTAAGAGTTTAatcgctaatatagcagattcatggaaaattacttcggtaatcagcatttttgccgcaactaatttatgaatgagtttgcatcaactacattaaagagaatcgctttatttaaagtgaataaaatcccctacttaatggagttcaacattaactgagccgcagccacacacctgacttgtgtgtgcagagtaggtGATGAACTGTGAAAGTAGGCagtgggtcaaaccactgtgagggaggggaggggaggggggactcaactgtttctaaatgcatttttttgcgttttttttttctacctacacaattatttaagtatacatacatatatttttcacaatagagagtgcaatatttcttaaataaattttgGGAGGGGACATCCCTCAGATGGGTTTGCACACACGTGTGATTTACACCCATGACTACAGTAATATTTATATGATTCTTAAAAGAATTATACTTTCTGTGCAGCCCGGGACCTAATGACACATGGACTGGCACCCGTCCGTGGCCTGGTGGTTGGAGACCCCTGCACTAAGAGATGGTGGGATGGAGATTTAGaatggatttttaaaattttatgtaacctttattattttgtgcacaataatgtaaatgtcaacaataatgtaaacataatgaTGGTTACACTTAGATCATGGGTGGACAGAACACCAAAAAAACAGACTtgcatattaaatattgttgGTAGACAGaatttcatataataataaaaataataaaaataaataaaaataaataaaataataataataataataataataataataataataataataataagagtctCTCTTTTTGTAGTCAgtgttgtaaaaaataaaaccttcaaGAAAAACGTGAAATCAGGATTAGTCTTTTAACTTTAGActgtttaaattgatttaaaagacaataaaaggcacatgcactcacatttacattacaaattTATGCCAGTCACACAGATACAAATTCGATAAAAAAAGTATGTTTCAGTAGGAGTTCCACCGCATTAAGGGCTGTGATGTAATAGGTTTCAGAGAAGCTGGAATGGGCAGTTCATCCAGCCTTTTAAAAAAGTCTTGAGAAGGTAGTTGAGCCAGAGTTTTTTGCATAGCTATGAGAAAGAGCGTCCCTGGAATTCTTCCAACCAAGTAGTTAAACATCTCCTCTCCCAGAACTTTGGACCAGTACTCTGGATCATTGTTCAGTGAGCTCTTCATTTTGAACCGCACTTCAGGCATGAACATGAGCAGCCTTTCCAGGCACAACATCTTGACACGTGTGTTCCCTTTGGACATCTGTAGCTTTTTGAGAATGAGATCCAGTGGTGTCACACCATCATCAGCCTTAGCTTGTGGTGAAGCCCCACTTCCCAGTAACATTATGACAGTCTCTGGTTGTGACATGGCACATGCCAGATGGAGTGTAGTTCTGCCCTCCTTCATGTGTTTGCATCTTCCTCGGATCACGTAGGACCATAGAGTCGGGATTTTATGTGCCACATGAAGAATGAGAGGCACTATGTCCTTCCTGTTGTAGCGGATAGCCATGTCTAAGTGTGGAACATATGACTGACAGAAGCAGACATTCTCACCTGTCATGGCAAGAGCACCGTCTAAGAACTTATTCAGCAAGTATTGTGCGTAAGCTTGGTGGCCGAGCACGATGGCGTACAACAGTGCCTCAGATGGAGTGTATGTCGGTGGCCGGCTGCCTGCTACCCAGTGCACTATCTTCATCTTGCGCATGTCCTCCAACATCTCCACAGGTACATGTGCACTTACAGCTTGGGTAAATGACAAGAACTTGCGTCCCTTGCACATGCCGTCCATCTTGCCAGGCTACACCAGGTATTATGAGACATATAGTATTGTAATCTTTTACATTCTAGAATTTAGATTTAGAACTTTTGTTCATTCGTCACAAATACGTGCACACGTCATGTTTGCCTGTTTATAGCACaaacactacagtaatattTACGTGATTATTGTAATTTGTGTTGATTTACACAagaacacactacagtaatattTACGTGATTATTGTAGTGTTGTTGatttacacaataacacaaacactacagtaatattCACGTGATGAttattgtagtgtttgtgtttatttacacaataacacaaacactaaagtaatatttacgTGATGAttattgtagtgtttgtgtttatttacacaataacacactacagtaatattTACGTGATTATTGTAATTTGTGTTGatttacacaataacacactacagtaatattTACGTGATTATTGTAGTGTTGTTGATTTACACAATAACaaacactacagtaatattTACGTGATGAttattgtagtgtttgtgtttatttacacaataacacaaacactacagtaatattTACGTGATGAttattgtagtgtttgtgtttatttacacaataacacaaacactacagtaatattTACGTGATGAttattgtagtgtttgtgtttatttacacaataacacaaacactacagtaatattTACGTGATGAttattgtagtgtttgtgttgatttacacaataacacactacaataatatttatgtgattattgtagtgtttgtgttgatttgcacaataacacaaacactacagtaatattTACATGATTATTGTACAATAATCTACAATACTACAATAATCATCggtgtttgtgttattgtgtatatgaacacaaacactacaataaTCACGTGAATAGTAATAGCATTGTGATTATTGTGAATATTCACAGTGTAACATGTAGCACAAGGCTTTATTCACACCAGCAACATTCATTAACAAACTGTGGCTCGGCTTACAACTGGCCGTCATGATGAAGGTTTACAGTGAAGTTTTATTAACGTGATTATATGGAAACGTTAATAGTTCGGTGCGAAAAGCGTCTTTACCGATTaaccgtctctctctcctcagcaGCTCCGAGCTAAAGCTCCACTTTGTTAGCTGTAGCTCTGTAAAAGACGGGGCAGTGACGTCACAGCGAGTGTTCGGTTCCGGGGAATAAATTCGACTTCTAATTCTAGATCTAATTCAAATTATAATCCAACTACGTCATTTACTGTATCTTATAGACCACACGATATGTAAGATTATACAGTcctcactattattattattattattattattattattattattattattattattattattagtagtagtagtagtagtattcacaattatacaattattattattattgttataattattattgttataattattattattgttcataatcatattattattattattattattattattattattattattattattattattatatggacCAAATACAGCTCTCTTTCACATGCcggtgttttctttttatgtgactaatataaaataatggtGTTTTTTAAACATGGTGTTTTAATAAAGCTGCTCCTGAACACAGACTTTATTCTCATCACTTTTCTGTGGCCCTCATGAGCACTAAAcctttttggtgtgtgtgtgtgtgtgtgtgtgtgtgtgtgtgtgtgtgtgtgtgcgtgtgtgtgtcactatgTTTAAAAAAGAGTCACTGATGAAGTAAATCGTGCAATTTGTAGACAAAGCGATTCGAGTGGAAATTAAAGAGGATTCAAATTCACGTGGTTTAAAGGTGAGTCAAATTCTTGTGAATCAGTGAATCCGTTTAGACATAAACAGGATGTTAATTGGTTTGAATGTGTGATTGAAGCAGGACGAGTGTTGATATTGATGCTCGctgttgtatttattaaaaactctGAATTAAAGAAGTGAACTCTAAAGTGTGCTCTCTAAAGATGACTGACGTGAAGATGATGAGGAACCAGTGTGGAACAGCTGCAGCAGCTGGAGCGTCCACTCTGAACATCAAATCTGAGCAGAAACCCAAGTGTTTCGGGGACATTGTGGACCTTGTTCTTCATCTGAGTGATGAGTATGCTCGATTTATTCAGTTCACCTAAAGTAGagtaaatgtttacatgctgattctctctctctctctctctctctctctctctctctctctcactttgtctttctctctctctctttctttgtctttctctctctctctgtctctctccctttctctttgtctttctctctctttctttgtctttctctcgctctctttctctttctttttctttgtctttctctctctctctctctctctctctctctctctctctctctctctctctctctctctctctctctctgtgtataaaGGGATTGGATGGCTCTGAGCAGGGGCATGACGAAGAAGGTAAGAGTTTAAGAATTACTAACAATGAATTGATGTAAATATTAGACTGATTTGATTGATCTGGTTAATGAAGAGATGAATCAGGAGTTAACTGACACTGTTGTAATCATCACATCATGCGGCTCTTGGCTCCTTTAAAACTGAGTGTGAACCACAGCAGATATCAGCAACTGGTTTCATTTGGCTGTAATGTCACGGATCACTTTCCATATTCAACAAGctgcttttttatcttttacttCAGAAGGTCACAAGGGTGGAGTTTGCTGCTGCATGCACTAATATCGTGACAGCGGTGTCATCTGCTGTCGTGCAGCGTTTACTGAAGCCTCTCAGCCAAAGCTTTGGGGTCGAGGCGATTCTCGAGGCGAAcaaaaaactgaagaaaatgGCAGAGTCAGAATCGAGCGAGGGCTCTGCCTCTGTCGCCTCGTCTCAAAGGTAACTGTttaatcagcaccttctgaccaatcagaatccaaatTCAGCAGCATGGCGGTTAAATGACTAATCACACGAGTTCAACTGGATGTTGAGAAAATGAAATTGAagtgaaaataatattaatcCATGTTATTGTTCTctctttcctgtgtgtgtgtgtgtgtgtgtgtgtgtgtgtgtgtgcgtgcgtgtgtgtaaagttCCCCTATGGAGGTGTCTGATTTCATCTGTCAACTCAGTCAGAAAATTGTCACTGAAATTAAAGGTGCGATGCTGGAGGCAATCCGTAGTACGGTATCAAGACTGAGGGCAAGTGCTTCATCACCCACAGAAGATCCAATCACACAGCTAGATGATCTCAGCATCGCATGCACTAATGAGATCTGTGATAAGATCCTGGCTCTGTATAACTTTGAAGAGGCTGAGAGTATTGGAGGAGAGTCAACTCCAGCATTGTCATCTTCCTTGGATGAAGTTGCCTCCATCTGGTCACGTTCGGTGacttctgtctctgtcactgacGTTCCCAAAACGACGAATGCGGCTCAGATGCCTTCTGATTATGCTCCTCAAGCTGTCAGTGATGAGTTTATAAGCAAAGCCTCACAAATGATTGCTGAAATTCTTCTGAAAACTGACCAAACACTCTGCGCCTCAATGTCGTCCCAAACCTCCGTCTGCAGTGAGGCAGAACTGACGGAGCTGGCCAACAACGCAGCCACGGAAATTCTGCAGAAATCTTTAACGCTTTTACAAGCACATGCGTCATTTTTCAGTAGCAGTGATGCTGACCAGTCTGGACCAGAATATGAGCAGAAGTTCCTCTCTTTTGCTCAAAAGATCCACATGGACATCCACAAGCAGGTGTTTAAGTTCACCTGTGAGAGGAAGCAGGCTGTTTTAGAGAAAAGCAAGACACATTTGGAGGCCAAGCTCGACGTCGGCACGGAGACCGTCCAGGAACCTGCCACTGTTGAGCAGTTCCTCGATAAAGCCACACATGTTATGAGCGAAATCCTGGTGAACAGGTTAAATACGCACATATCCACAGATTTAATCAGTTTGAAAGACTCTGGTTCCATCAAGGTGCCATCGTTGATGGAGTCAGTAGAACTGGAACGAGTCTCTTCTAGTAAGGTAAACAAGGTGGAGATCAGTGGAGTACCTCTGGAGATGGAACGGAAAGCTCAGGTAGGTGAAGCTCAGATGAATGTTTCTGAAGCTGACACAACTCCCTACCCAAAGAGCACCACAGACATTTCCTTAATCCCCCAAGGTCTCACTGGACAGGATGAGAGCTCTACAGATACAGAGGGGAAGTCTGGAACTTTAGACCAGGATACTGCATACGTTCCTCTGAACCTTTTTACTGTGGTGAGCAATCAGATGAAggctttcttcactttcttctcTAAACGTGCTGCTGGTGATAAAAGTTCAgtacagtcagagagagaagagaacagcGTCATTCCCATCCACACTGGTGAGGACAGCTTGGTTCACGAGCTGGCAGTCGGCCGGAGTTTGTCAGATTCTTTTCTGTTGAGAAAGAAGAGTGTAGTACACTACATGAGGTTTCCTCCTGAGCTCATCTACACATTTGTAGAGGAGTCCGCCAAGTCTTTACTGCGGAATGTGCTAGCCGATGAGTCCAGCAGCAAAAGCAACAGACGTAATAGAATTAATAGAAGAGATGGAAGTAATGGAAGTGATGGTCATTCCCCTCACACAGCTGAGGGTCAGGAGAAGATGCCTAAAGTTCGCTACGTTGTGAAGACAAACAGGATCTTGGTGGTTGTGGTATGCAAAACGACTTCTAAATGTTCTGAGATTTTAATTGTAGTTAGTGATAACTGAATAACATTCCCTCGATTTACGGCATTAAACACATTCTGTAAGGTTATTATTTCCAGTTCTGCTTCCTGATTTGTCTTTTTATCTTCATAATTCTCAGCATCccaagaagcagaagaagaagaagcacacAGTTCCTCTACCTCAGGCTGAGCATA
It includes:
- the LOC132842054 gene encoding ankyrin repeat domain-containing protein 9-like, whose amino-acid sequence is MDGMCKGRKFLSFTQAVSAHVPVEMLEDMRKMKIVHWVAGSRPPTYTPSEALLYAIVLGHQAYAQYLLNKFLDGALAMTGENVCFCQSYVPHLDMAIRYNRKDIVPLILHVAHKIPTLWSYVIRGRCKHMKEGRTTLHLACAMSQPETVIMLLGSGASPQAKADDGVTPLDLILKKLQMSKGNTRVKMLCLERLLMFMPEVRFKMKSSLNNDPEYWSKVLGEEMFNYLVGRIPGTLFLIAMQKTLAQLPSQDFFKRLDELPIPASLKPITSQPLMRWNSY